Proteins encoded in a region of the Clostridia bacterium genome:
- a CDS encoding polyribonucleotide nucleotidyltransferase encodes MEKNIIKSYPITGGECRIEQIGNAERRIYSTTIGGRQVDVEIGAYCGQANGSCLVRCGDTAVNVNATMSEAPRAGMDFFPLGVDFEEKMYAVGKIPGGYKKREGRPSDKAILVSRLIDRPIRPLFPKGLFNDVAVVATAMSVDPDIPPEAYAMLGSSIALSISDIPWAGPTGSVVVGMVDGKYVINPNAEEREKSRLHLSLAGTKDAIMMVEAGSKEITEEEMLGAILFGHEEIKKIVAWISAIQADCGKEKNTEIEIYHVGEDVTEAVRAYASEKMDYALEAFDRNERQEREKALDKDVFEHFAEIFPDRAREIGDAMYAMKKEKVRRKILDKGVRPDGRALTEIRPIWCEVGVMPRVHGTGVFTRGQTQALTTCTLGTISDVQKLEGLDDDVFKRYMHHYNMPPYSTGEAKPLRSPGRREIGHGALAERALEPVLPSEVDFPYAIRTVSEILSSNGSTSQASVCGSTLALMDAGVPIKAPVAGIAMGLIKDTESDKVVVLTDIQGLEDFLGDMDFKVAGTSEGITAIQMDIKIKGIDEQILRTALKQARDGRLFILKKMTDVLPAPRPELSKYAPKIISFSIATDKIKDVIGSGGKTINKIIEETGVKIDIAEDGTVFIAGMDSESSEKAKKIIMTIVKDPEVGEEYETTVARIIPIGAFCELCPGKDGMIHISKLSKERVEKVEDVVNIGDRVLVKVIKISQKGIDLRLVKKL; translated from the coding sequence ATGGAAAAGAATATCATCAAATCGTACCCCATAACGGGCGGCGAGTGCCGTATCGAGCAGATCGGCAACGCCGAAAGACGGATTTACAGCACCACGATCGGCGGTCGCCAAGTGGACGTGGAAATCGGCGCGTATTGCGGACAAGCCAACGGCAGTTGTTTGGTGCGTTGCGGCGATACGGCGGTGAACGTCAACGCCACGATGTCGGAAGCCCCGAGAGCGGGTATGGACTTCTTCCCTTTGGGTGTGGATTTCGAAGAGAAAATGTACGCCGTGGGTAAAATTCCCGGCGGGTATAAAAAGAGAGAAGGTCGCCCCAGCGACAAGGCCATCTTGGTGAGCCGCTTGATCGACCGTCCCATCAGACCCTTGTTCCCCAAAGGTCTCTTTAACGACGTGGCCGTGGTGGCTACCGCGATGTCGGTCGACCCCGATATTCCGCCCGAGGCGTACGCCATGTTGGGCTCGAGTATCGCGTTGTCCATAAGCGATATTCCATGGGCAGGTCCCACCGGTTCGGTCGTGGTGGGCATGGTGGACGGCAAGTACGTCATCAACCCCAACGCCGAAGAGCGTGAAAAATCGAGATTGCACCTCTCCTTGGCGGGCACCAAAGACGCCATCATGATGGTGGAAGCCGGCTCGAAAGAGATCACCGAGGAAGAAATGCTGGGCGCTATCCTCTTCGGTCACGAAGAGATCAAAAAGATCGTCGCCTGGATTTCGGCCATCCAAGCCGACTGCGGCAAAGAGAAGAACACCGAAATCGAAATTTACCACGTGGGCGAGGACGTGACCGAGGCCGTAAGAGCCTACGCGTCCGAAAAGATGGACTACGCCTTGGAAGCCTTCGATCGCAACGAGCGTCAAGAGCGCGAAAAAGCCCTCGATAAGGACGTCTTCGAGCACTTCGCGGAGATATTCCCCGACAGAGCCCGCGAAATCGGCGACGCGATGTACGCGATGAAGAAAGAGAAAGTGCGTCGTAAGATCTTGGATAAGGGCGTCCGTCCCGACGGTCGTGCCCTCACCGAGATCCGTCCCATCTGGTGCGAAGTGGGCGTTATGCCCAGAGTGCACGGCACGGGCGTCTTTACGCGCGGTCAAACGCAGGCCTTGACGACCTGTACCTTGGGTACCATCAGCGACGTGCAAAAGCTCGAAGGGTTGGACGACGACGTCTTCAAACGCTATATGCACCACTACAATATGCCCCCCTACAGCACGGGCGAAGCCAAACCTTTGCGCAGCCCCGGCCGTCGTGAGATCGGTCACGGCGCCTTGGCCGAGCGCGCGTTGGAACCCGTGTTGCCCAGCGAAGTGGATTTCCCCTACGCCATCCGCACGGTGAGCGAGATCTTGTCCTCTAACGGCAGTACCTCGCAAGCGTCGGTGTGCGGCTCCACTTTGGCCTTGATGGACGCGGGCGTGCCCATCAAAGCACCCGTGGCCGGTATCGCTATGGGTCTTATCAAGGACACCGAGTCGGATAAAGTGGTCGTGTTGACCGATATCCAAGGTCTCGAGGACTTCCTCGGCGATATGGACTTCAAGGTGGCGGGTACCTCGGAAGGTATCACGGCTATCCAAATGGATATCAAAATCAAGGGTATCGACGAGCAGATTCTGCGCACGGCCCTGAAACAAGCCCGCGACGGCAGATTGTTCATCTTGAAGAAGATGACCGACGTGTTGCCCGCGCCGAGACCCGAATTGAGCAAGTATGCGCCTAAGATCATCAGTTTCAGCATCGCGACCGATAAGATCAAGGACGTCATCGGTTCGGGCGGCAAGACCATCAACAAGATCATCGAGGAGACGGGCGTCAAGATCGACATCGCCGAGGACGGCACCGTGTTCATCGCCGGTATGGACAGCGAGAGTTCGGAGAAGGCCAAGAAGATCATTATGACCATCGTCAAAGACCCCGAGGTCGGCGAAGAGTACGAGACCACCGTTGCGCGTATCATCCCCATCGGCGCGTTCTGCGAATTGTGCCCCGGCAAGGACGGCATGATCCATATCAGCAAGCTCTCCAAAGAGCGCGTGGAGAAAGTGGAAGACGTGGTGAATATCGGCGACCGCGTGTTGGTGAAGGTCATCAAGATCAGCCAAAAGGGCATCGACTTGAGACTCGTCAAGAAACTGTAA
- the rpsO gene encoding 30S ribosomal protein S15 yields MAEEVINASEEIKEEVEVKEETAAEPVVSEKTKIIQQFALKEGDTGSPEVQVALLTDRINKLSAHLATHKKDNHSRRGLLQMIGKRKKLLAYLKAKDIERYKALIAALGLRK; encoded by the coding sequence ATGGCAGAAGAAGTCATCAATGCAAGCGAAGAAATCAAAGAAGAAGTCGAAGTCAAAGAAGAAACGGCGGCCGAACCCGTCGTGTCCGAAAAGACCAAGATCATCCAACAATTTGCCTTGAAAGAAGGCGATACGGGAAGCCCCGAAGTGCAAGTAGCTTTGCTGACCGACCGTATCAATAAGTTGAGCGCCCACCTTGCCACGCATAAGAAAGACAACCACAGCCGTCGCGGCTTGTTGCAAATGATCGGCAAGAGAAAGAAATTGTTGGCGTATTTGAAGGCAAAAGATATCGAGAGATACAAGGCGTTGATCGCGGCCTTGGGCTTGAGAAAGTAA
- the hemZ gene encoding coproporphyrinogen dehydrogenase HemZ → MKCRLACEDEKLYNDLMDLVRAYYPYVEWDEAGEVLAVSAEETDRYAVEVRFGGRVWKDEQSCWEDGNPLLRLRHYKWFVKKTVYNALRETTGVALPYGSLTGIRPTKLYYEMRDEGLDSHAMLLDYFGVSERKVRLIEDIVEAQKGIYNVDTDAFDHFANIPVCPTRCAYCSFIAETYQKVKKQMDDYARNLARGVRSFFDLGVRRRAIYVGGGTPTSIPDYQLEEILTAFDAKGEEFTVEAGRPETIRKENVAVMKAAGVTRASVNPQTFKEETLRKIGRAHTVRDIYRAYDLVKDKFDVNMDLIAMLPDETLDDFAATLEKTIELEPENITVHSLSVKRGSNLMLAGYDSAQNNALAMEMSDYAYTRLKEAGYAPYYMYRQKNTQGRLENVGYTKRGKACVYNVDIMEETHSVHASGAGAISKRVFAEMGRIERLSEIKEIKGFNERIEEVLEKKKSFFA, encoded by the coding sequence ATGAAATGTCGCTTGGCGTGTGAAGACGAAAAACTGTATAACGACCTGATGGACCTCGTGCGGGCCTATTATCCCTACGTCGAATGGGACGAAGCGGGCGAGGTGTTGGCGGTGTCGGCCGAGGAGACCGACCGCTATGCGGTCGAAGTGCGCTTCGGCGGGCGCGTGTGGAAGGACGAGCAATCCTGTTGGGAAGACGGCAACCCCCTGTTGCGCCTGCGGCACTATAAGTGGTTCGTCAAGAAAACCGTGTATAACGCGCTGCGGGAAACAACGGGAGTGGCCCTGCCGTACGGCAGTTTGACGGGGATCCGCCCTACCAAGTTGTATTATGAGATGCGGGACGAGGGGTTGGACTCGCACGCTATGCTTCTTGACTACTTCGGCGTGAGCGAGCGGAAAGTACGGCTCATCGAGGATATCGTAGAGGCGCAAAAGGGTATCTATAACGTGGATACCGACGCTTTCGACCACTTCGCCAATATCCCCGTGTGTCCTACGCGGTGCGCCTATTGCAGCTTTATCGCCGAGACCTACCAAAAGGTGAAAAAGCAAATGGACGACTACGCGCGTAATTTGGCGCGGGGCGTGCGCTCCTTTTTTGACCTCGGTGTGCGGCGGCGCGCTATCTACGTGGGCGGCGGTACGCCGACCTCGATACCCGACTATCAGCTGGAAGAGATACTGACTGCCTTCGACGCCAAAGGCGAGGAGTTTACGGTGGAGGCGGGTCGTCCCGAAACCATCCGCAAAGAAAACGTGGCCGTGATGAAGGCGGCGGGCGTGACGAGAGCGTCCGTCAATCCGCAGACGTTCAAAGAGGAAACCCTGCGGAAAATAGGGCGCGCTCATACGGTTCGGGATATCTACCGTGCGTATGATCTTGTCAAAGACAAGTTCGATGTCAATATGGACCTCATCGCCATGTTGCCCGACGAAACGCTGGACGACTTCGCGGCGACGTTGGAAAAGACAATTGAACTCGAGCCTGAAAATATCACCGTGCATAGTTTGTCCGTGAAACGCGGCAGCAATTTGATGCTCGCGGGTTACGACAGCGCGCAGAATAACGCCCTCGCTATGGAGATGAGCGACTATGCCTACACGCGGTTGAAAGAGGCGGGCTACGCGCCCTATTATATGTATCGGCAAAAGAACACGCAGGGCCGATTGGAAAACGTGGGCTATACGAAACGAGGAAAAGCCTGCGTGTATAACGTGGATATTATGGAAGAAACGCATTCGGTGCACGCGTCGGGCGCGGGCGCCATCAGCAAGCGCGTGTTCGCCGAGATGGGGCGGATAGAGCGGCTGTCCGAGATAAAGGAGATAAAGGGCTTCAACGAGCGGATAGAGGAAGTGTTGGAGAAAAAGAAAAGTTTTTTTGCATAA